Proteins encoded together in one Gammaproteobacteria bacterium window:
- the dksA gene encoding RNA polymerase-binding protein DksA, translated as MDDSNFTNFTPYKEKKGEEYMNPNQIAHFRMILEGWKRQLMTNVDETVHHMQDEAANFPDPNDRASQESEFAMELRTRDRERKLIKKIDESLDDLEEDYGYCSHCGVEIGIRRLEARPTATQCIDCKTLNEIREKQYGK; from the coding sequence CTGGACGACAGCAACTTCACCAACTTCACCCCTTACAAGGAGAAGAAGGGTGAGGAATACATGAATCCGAATCAGATCGCGCACTTCCGCATGATTCTTGAGGGCTGGAAAAGACAGTTGATGACCAATGTCGATGAGACCGTTCACCACATGCAGGATGAGGCGGCCAACTTCCCTGACCCGAATGACCGCGCCAGCCAGGAATCCGAATTCGCCATGGAATTGCGCACCCGCGACCGGGAGCGCAAGCTGATCAAAAAGATCGACGAATCCCTTGATGACCTCGAAGAAGATTACGGTTACTGCTCGCATTGCGGGGTAGAAATCGGCATTCGTCGGCTGGAGGCACGCCCCACGGCGACCCAGTGCATCGATTGCAAAACCCTCAACGAGATCCGCGAAAAGCAATACGGGAAATAA